A genomic region of Mugil cephalus isolate CIBA_MC_2020 chromosome 5, CIBA_Mcephalus_1.1, whole genome shotgun sequence contains the following coding sequences:
- the pdzd11 gene encoding PDZ domain-containing protein 11, whose amino-acid sequence MDQKIPYDDYQLPVVFLPSYENPPAWIPPQERVHHPDYNNELTQFLPRTVVLKKPPGAQLGFNIRGGKASQLGIFISKVVPDSDAHRAGLQEGDQVLSVNEVDFQDIEHSRAVEILKTAREILMRVRFFPYNYQRQKERTVH is encoded by the exons ATGGATCAGAAAATTCCCTATGATGACTACCAGCTGCCCGTGGTGTTCCTGCCTTCTTACGAGAACCCACCAGCGTGGATACCTCCTCAAGAG CGAGTTCACCACCCCGACTACAACAACGAGCTCACCCAGTTCCTGCCTCGCACCGTAGTGTTGAAGAAACCTCCAGGAGCACAGCTGGGCTTCAACATCCGAGGGGGCAAGGCGTCACAGTTAGGAATCTTTATATCTAAG GTGGTTCCAGACTCTGACGCTCACAGAGCGGGTCTACAGGAGGGAGATCAGGTTCTTTCTGTCAATGAGGTTGATTTTCAAGACATCGAGCACTCAAGA GCCGTAGAGATTCTGAAAACGGCCAGAGAAATCCTGATGAGGGTTCGCTTCTTTCCTTACA ACTATCAAAGGCAGAAGGAGAGGACTGtacactag
- the stard14 gene encoding START domain containing 14: MSKSNILPDDAAFADFRKQCLSTENWLSKYDSNGMQVWVEVSPTNQTTKIHKIKCRITVKDVSAATMYDVLHDGQYRKKWDPTMLESFDIARLSENADVGYYSWLCPKPIKNRDVVTLRSWRVTDDEYIIINFSVKHPKYPPRSDLVRAISILTGYYIKPTGPNSCIFTYLSQADPKGSLPKWMVNKASQVLAPRVMKSVLKAGQNYPEWKRQNCPGQKPWLFPEQSTLPTMDPAQLSIQRADSLENVDESFKQDAQDSEDSS; this comes from the exons ATGTCTAAGTCGAATATTTTGCCCGACGATGCGGCCTTTGCCGACTTCAGAAAGCAGTGTTTATCCACCGAGAATTGGCTCAGCAAGTATGACAGTAACGGCATGCAAGTTTGGGTCGAAGTCTCTCCAACAAATCAGACAACTAAAATCCACAAGATCAAG TGCAGAATCACAGTCAAGGATGTGTCAGCTGCCACCATGTACGACGTCCTTCATGATGGCCAGTACCGTAAGAAGTGGGACCCCACCATGCTGGAGAGCTTTGACATTGCCCGGCTCTCTGAGAACGCTGATGTGGGATATTACTCCT ggCTGTGTCCAAAGCCGATAAAGAACAGAGATGTTGTGACTCTGCGTTCTTGGCGGGTGACGGATGACGAGTACATCATCATAAACTTCTCAGTCAAACACCCG AAATACCCCCCTCGCAGCGACCTGGTGAGAGCCATTTCCATCTTGACCGGCTACTACATCAAGCCCACGGGACCCAACAGTTGCATCTTCACGTACCTTTCGCAAGCCGACCCCAAAG GCTCTCTTCCAAAGTGGATGGTGAACAAAGCATCGCAGGTTCTCGCTCCTCGG GTGATGAAGAGCGTACTCAAGGCGGGCCAGAACTACCCCGAGTGGAAACGGCAGAACTGTCCCGGCCAGAAGCCGTGGCTGTTCCCGGAGCAGAGCACCCTGCCCACGATGGACCCCGCTCAGCTGTCCATACAGAGGGCAGACTCGCTGGAGAACGTAGACGAAAGCTTCAAGCAGGACGCTCAGGACAGCGAGGACAGCAGCTAA